A part of Caretta caretta isolate rCarCar2 chromosome 1, rCarCar1.hap1, whole genome shotgun sequence genomic DNA contains:
- the LOC125633214 gene encoding olfactory receptor 51G2-like gives MSAVNDTKFSSEVFFLTVIHGQEDVYLWISVPFCLMYVISIVGNSVILFIIKRDPSLHEPMYIFLSMLAITDLGLSIATMPTTLGIFFLNSREISLDACFAQLFFIHSLTFIESSVLLLMAFDRFVAISNPLRYASILTLPRITKMGLVFVLRGVAVVFPLPFLLKRFRYCQANVLSHSYCLHQEVMKMACSDIRVNSIYGLFVTVSTVTLDLLLILLSYVMILKTVLNIASHAESVRALSTCVSHLSAVLLFYISGIGLSIVQRFGNSSSPLLQILMGYIYLLVPPMMNPIVYSVKSKHLRARIIRAFKK, from the coding sequence ATGTCAGCTGTCAATGACACCAAATTCAGCTCTGAAGTGTTCTTTCTCACTGTGATACATGGGCAGGAAGACGTCTATCTCTGGATATCTGTCCCCTTCTGCTTAATGTATGTTATTTCTATAGTAGGAAACTCAGTCATTCTTTTCATTATAAAAAGAGATCCAAGTCTCCACgagcccatgtacattttcctttccatgttggccATCACAGACCTTGGCTTATCGATAGCCACCATGCCAACAACACTGGGCATATTCTTTCTTAACTCTAGGGAGATCAGCCTCGATGCCTGTTTtgcccagctgttcttcatccactcTCTTACTTTCATTGAGTCCTCGGTGCTGTTGTTGATGGCTTTTGACCGCTTTGTTGCGATCTCTAACCCACTGAGATATGCTTCCATCTTAACCCTGCCGAGAATAACGAAGATGGGGCTCGTGTTTGTGCTAAGAGGGGTGGCTGTAGTATTCCCACTGCCCTTTCTCCTGAAACGGTTCCGATATTGTCAAGCCAATGTCCTCTCCCATTCCTACTGCCTGCACCAAGAGGTCATGAAGATGGCTTGTTCGGATATCAGAGTCAACAGCATCTATGGCTTGTTTGTCACAGTCTCCACAGTGACATTGGACTTGCTGCTCATCCTCCTATCTTATGTGATGATTCTGAAAACAGTGCTGAATATTGCCTCCCATGCGGAGAGCGTCAGGGCACTGAGCACCTGTGTCTCCCACCTCTCTGCTGTCCTCCTCTTCTACATATCGGGGATTGGTTTGTCCATAGTACAGAGATTCGGGAATAGCTcttctcccttgcttcagattctCATGGGCTACATCTACCTGCTGGTCCCACCTATGATGAACCCAATTGTGTACAGCGTGAAAAGCAAGCACCTCCGTGCAAGGATAATCAGGGCATTCAaaaagtga